The Pseudalkalibacillus hwajinpoensis DNA window TTCCCTTTCATTGCTTCCATTTTCTCAGTTGCTTCTGAAATGTCTTCGCCAGTATCTTTTGATCTTTTCAAGATAAACGATGCAACAAGGAATGAAACTATTGTAGCAACAAGCACGCCTGCGATCACACCGAGATAACCTCCACGCGGTGTCATAATCATTAGCGCAAAAATACTACCTGGAGAAGGTGGTGCGATAAGTCCTGCATTAAAAATTGTTAAAGTGAATACTCCGCTCATTCCTCCAAGAATAACAGCAAGAAGTAAAGCTGGTTTCATCAAGATATATGGGAAATAGATTTCATGAATACCACCAAAGAAATGGATGATTGCTGCACCAGGTGCCGTCTGTTTTGCTGTACCTTTTCCAACAAACCAAAATGCAAGTAGAATCCCAAGACCTGGTCCTGGATTAGATTCTAATAAGAAAAGAATTGATTTACCAGTATTTGCAGCCTGTTCAATACCGAGCGGACTCAAAATACCGTGATTAATCGCGTTATTTAAAAATAGCACTTTAGCTGGTTCAATGAGAATACTTGCCAGAGGCAGTAAACCAGCATCGACAATAAGTTGTACTCCTGCTGCTAGTGCTTTATTTAGACCAAGCACCACTGGTCCAATGGCTACTGACGCTAGTATTGTCAAAATACCGCCGATAATCCCTGCTGAAAAATTATTAACAAGCATTTCAAAACCGGATTTGATCTTACCATGGATGGCCTCGTCAAATTTCTTAATCGCATAACCACCAAGTGGTCCCATTAACATAGCGCCTAGGAACATCGGAATATCTGCTCCGACAATGACACCCATTGTAGCTGTAGCACCAACTACTCCGCCTCGTCCGCCATAAACAATTTTACCCCCAGTGTAACCAATTAGGAGTGGAAGTAGATAGGTAATCATTGGACCTACTAACTCAGCTAGATTCTCATTTGGCCACCATCCAGTAGGTATAAATAGTGCCGTAATGAGACCCCAAGCAATAAACGCACCAATATTCGGCATAATCATACTGCTTAAATGACTACCGAACCGCTGAACCTTTACCTTAAATCCAGCTTTCTCTGTCGAGTTTTGTTCACTCATTATATATCCTCCCTTTCTCCGTACCGCTTAAAGCGTTTTCATTTCGTCAGGGGACTTGTTGACATTATCTTATAGTATTTTCGCTTAAATGAAGCCCTTATTCCCGGTACGCAAAGTCTCTCTTTGTCACTTACAATCATAAGTGCATTAAGGCCTGTTTACAACGAAATCCAAACCCAAATTCGGCACAGCACTTGTTGACACGATTAAACAACAAACGTTTTTCTACTAATAATTGGAGATTATTCTTTTCCATAAAGAAAAACCTCTGGAGATCCAGAGGTTTCATTTACGAATGCTGAGGTTCCGTTTCAGTTTGATAGCTGGAACTTTCTTTTTTCTTTCGTTCCCAGAGGATCGTTAAGCTGATAAGGGTAACTAGGATTGTTGCCCCCATATCAGACAGGATGGCAATCCATAACGTTAATAGTCCTGGAATTGTAAGCAGAAGTGCGATCAGCTTTAAACCAAGGGCAAGCGCAATATTAATCCGAATCGTGCGATTAACTCGTTTGGCAATAGATACAGCTTCTGGCAATTTACCAAAGTGATCCTGCATCAATACGATATCTGCTGTTTCAATCGCACTATCTGTTCCTTTACCCATTGCGATTCCTAGGTCAGCTGAAGCGAGGGCTGGGGCATCATTAATGCCATCACCGATCATCGCTACTTTTCCTTCACGCGTAAGCTGTTTCACTTTTTGAACCTTATCTTCCGGTAGAAGACCACCGAAATACGAACTTACGCCAACACGGTGAGCGACTTTCTCTGCTGTCTTCTCATGATCCCCTGTCAGCATAACGGTGTTCTTAATCCCTGCAGTATGAAGGGCCTTAATGACCGATTCACTTTCTTCTCTAATTTCGTCTGCGATGCCAAACATACCTAGGATACTCGTCTCATTTGCTACGATTACAAGCGTTAATCCATCACGTTTCATTTCTTCTATAGATGATTGTATATCGGTAGGGATTGAAACATGCCTAACACTTTTTTCATTTCCTACCCAATACTTTCCCCCATTAACCTCAGCAATAATGCCCTGACCCGAGACGGTTTCGATATTGCTTGCCTCTTTTTCACGATAGGGAAGGTCATTTACTTTCGACATAATCGCTTTTGCCAGCGGATGAGAAGAATGCTTTTCAACAGCTGCAGACACTGTCAGGAAATGTTCCCGATCATATATTTCGTACTTCTCAACGTATGGTGCACCTTTAGTAAGCGTACCGGTCTTATCAAAAGCGAGCGTATCAATTTTGCCCAGCTGCTCAAGATAGACCGATCCTTTTACGAGAATACCGTTACGGGCATTACGGGTAATACCTGAGATATTCGCGATTGGTGACGATAGAATTAGCGCACATGGACAACCTACAATTAGAACAGCCAGTCCTTGATAAAACGACTCTCCCCATATCCCACCTAAGAATAAAGGTGGAACAAGCATAACGAGGGCTGAAATAAGCATAATGATCGGGGTATAATATCTTGAAAAACGATTAATAAAGAGTTCTGTAGGCGTTTTTGTTTCCTGAGCTTCTTCTACTAAATGCAAGATCTTTGCGAGTGAGGAATCTTCATAAGCTTTCGTAATCTTAACACGAAGAATTCCTTCGTTATTAATACTCCCTCCAAAAACCGATTCCCCAGCACCTTTTTCTACAGGCATGGCTTCTCCGGTTATAGCCGCTTCATTTACAGAGCTATTTCCAGTTTCAACTACTCCATCTGATGGAATCTTTGCACCTGATTTAACAAGAACAAGATCGTTTACCTTTAGCTCATTAATGGAGACTGTTTCTTCTCTTCCATTTTTGATTAAAATGGCTTCTTTCGGAGCGATCTTAAGAAGCGATTCCATAGACTTTCTCGCCTTCTCCATCCCAAGCCCTTCAAGGTATTCATTAAGACCAAATAGGATCGCGACAAGAGTTCCTTCCTTCCACTCTCCAATAGATACAGCTCCAATTAAGGCGATGGTCATCAATGCTTCAATATTAAATGTAAGCTTTGTTAAATTTCTTAGTCCTTTAATAAATGTTTGGTAACCGCTCAAAATAATAGCTGCTAGATAAAACGGTACACCTGAAATATTACTCATCCCGTCCAAAAGAAGAGCAAGGATGAAGACACCAGTAGAAATACCAAGATACAACTTTATTTTTGTATGATTATGATTCTGTTCATGATTATGCCCTTCATCTTCTTTAATAAGAGAAGCATGATCTGAAGCTAGAATCTTCTTAACTTGTTCGAGGTTGACTTTCTCATCGAGTTTCAATTTCCCCGAGTTATACTGAATGTGAGCTGTTTCACCATGTTCAAGTTTATGAATCTGTTGTTCGATGCCAGCTGCGCATTTGGGGCATGATAACCCTTTAAGTCGGTACTCTTTCATCGATGTGCACTCCTTTCTTCAACATTTCTTTCTATTCTATATTATTCAATATATGAGCATGTGTTCATATTAAGCTAATTACAATATTACTGAATCTTATG harbors:
- a CDS encoding PTS mannitol-specific transporter subunit IIBC — encoded protein: MSEQNSTEKAGFKVKVQRFGSHLSSMIMPNIGAFIAWGLITALFIPTGWWPNENLAELVGPMITYLLPLLIGYTGGKIVYGGRGGVVGATATMGVIVGADIPMFLGAMLMGPLGGYAIKKFDEAIHGKIKSGFEMLVNNFSAGIIGGILTILASVAIGPVVLGLNKALAAGVQLIVDAGLLPLASILIEPAKVLFLNNAINHGILSPLGIEQAANTGKSILFLLESNPGPGLGILLAFWFVGKGTAKQTAPGAAIIHFFGGIHEIYFPYILMKPALLLAVILGGMSGVFTLTIFNAGLIAPPSPGSIFALMIMTPRGGYLGVIAGVLVATIVSFLVASFILKRSKDTGEDISEATEKMEAMKGKKSSVSSNLKTNIEDTKEEQTTSYGEIQKVVFACDAGMGSSAMGASVLRNKFKKAGLTEIEVTNTSISNLPNDADLVITHQDLTDRAKDKLPKVHHISVENFMNSPKYDELVTELSSPGQAPVKEEETTPEPVSNKEINKVVFACDAGMGSSAMGASVLRNKFKKAGLQDIEVTNTSISNLPDDADLIVTHQDLTDRAKAKRPDAEHISVANFMNSPKYEELVETLKNR
- a CDS encoding heavy metal translocating P-type ATPase, coding for MKEYRLKGLSCPKCAAGIEQQIHKLEHGETAHIQYNSGKLKLDEKVNLEQVKKILASDHASLIKEDEGHNHEQNHNHTKIKLYLGISTGVFILALLLDGMSNISGVPFYLAAIILSGYQTFIKGLRNLTKLTFNIEALMTIALIGAVSIGEWKEGTLVAILFGLNEYLEGLGMEKARKSMESLLKIAPKEAILIKNGREETVSINELKVNDLVLVKSGAKIPSDGVVETGNSSVNEAAITGEAMPVEKGAGESVFGGSINNEGILRVKITKAYEDSSLAKILHLVEEAQETKTPTELFINRFSRYYTPIIMLISALVMLVPPLFLGGIWGESFYQGLAVLIVGCPCALILSSPIANISGITRNARNGILVKGSVYLEQLGKIDTLAFDKTGTLTKGAPYVEKYEIYDREHFLTVSAAVEKHSSHPLAKAIMSKVNDLPYREKEASNIETVSGQGIIAEVNGGKYWVGNEKSVRHVSIPTDIQSSIEEMKRDGLTLVIVANETSILGMFGIADEIREESESVIKALHTAGIKNTVMLTGDHEKTAEKVAHRVGVSSYFGGLLPEDKVQKVKQLTREGKVAMIGDGINDAPALASADLGIAMGKGTDSAIETADIVLMQDHFGKLPEAVSIAKRVNRTIRINIALALGLKLIALLLTIPGLLTLWIAILSDMGATILVTLISLTILWERKKKESSSYQTETEPQHS